TTGCTCGTCACCTCGCTCGAGCATGTCTAGTGAATAACCAAGGAATTGTGAAATTAGTGTTTCTGCCCTACAATCTGcctataaatatgtaattatgaaCAGTAGGATCAATTTTGAGCATTGTATTTTTCCGGCCTCAAAGTATATTTTGTTattctttaataaaataaatcatctGCAACTTAGTGATCAATGTAGACACCTTTCCAAATCACGTAAAGTTTTATATCGTACAATTTTTTTGTTGTGCTCAGCTTTGCTTTTCTACTCTAGTCATATGCACATCTTTACTTCTCAAAAATAACTTAGAAAGATTCATATTTAAACCGGGACAATCTACACTCCCGGCAACTTTTTCTTAcaaattttttgttcaaatgcattgaaacataaacaGTTGTAAATTTGTGGCTAAGAGCCTAATAAGGGTAATATGAAACACAAGTTAGTTAATTCTTGGAAAATAGAACAGCAGACACTCATGATTTTGAGATCGATCGAGCACCTAAAAAAATGGATATAAATTTTAGGACTCCaaaatataagtatactcaGCACATCACCTTCCAAATCATCCGTAAGCTTTGCATAAATTGACTTCGTAatggtagatatatatatacatatatatatatggtcattTATGATCAGAACCTGCAGCTCACATTCTATGACAGAAGCTTTTAACTATTAGTACTGTGGCAGTGAAATGGTAGTTATTGACATGAGAGTTGCGCAGTGCTACAtaccatatgtatatatatacggtTCTGTAAAAGATCCTAGGAAGCGTAGAAAATTAATTATAGTACTGATATTAACCCTGAGAGGAAGCAGACAGTTAATATTGCAACGGCCGATGTACGGAAGCTATTAAAATTAGAAACACCGCCTGGTCATGACACCGCATTGTTTAGTGTTTACCCGATCATGATCGATGTGAATGAATGTCTAAAGTTTGAAAACACTACTCCTATTAACATCAGAGTCTGCAACCTTTAAAGTGACCTTTTAATTAAGTCTGTCAGTGCTCATGACTCTCACGCCATCATTGTTACTGATAGTGATGGAAAACTTAATGTAAGCAAGGTAGTGAAATGGAAATTAGGGTTGTAGGTGACAATTTCTTGTCCTTTCAGATGTCAATTTGTTGCAGACAATATTGGGATTGCCTTTTGCATTAGATTAAAAGCGTGGGGActcatcttttatatatatttatctctttattttcttgcatttcgtgtatttgtttttcttgctctcctcttttactttttatattttcgtgcttataaatttttataccaGAGGCTACTCTTAGGTACACGTTCCCATGGCGCAGCTCATCCTCATTATTTCCTAGTGAGCATTTACTTAGGATCCTAGGGAGCTCTCAAAAGCCGgtataagaagaagaagaagaagaagaagaacaatgataatcaaaaaagcaaaaaaagggTTTTATGGGGATACAGAAAATAACTGAGAAAAGGTGAATTATGTACAGTGCGTACCGGAGTTTCACGTATATATATGGGATTTCGGATGATCGAATTAAATAATacctattttttaagaaaatgcaTTTAGtcgtgtttttaactttttaagcaATAAATTGGGTGTTATGGTGGTTGGTTCTGTGTTCCTTAGGAATTTATTTGCTTTATCTTCAAACTCTGGCATCCAACcgcataaaatatatatataaaaaaaaaaaaaaaacatgataagaagaaaacaaaaatatgaaaaggacAACGAGATATTTAATGTTGAAATGAACAATAGGACCCCTCCACCCCTTCTTGctcttcatcatcttccttgtatttttttttttctattaagctTTGGTGGAAGGAGACGTTTCCTCGTTTTTCTGCTGTTCGTATCTTCTGACACGCCTTGAACTTGCATTTTcattatatgttattttatttttcataaaacgcAGACGCATCTCTCTATATCTCTCTAAAAAGTTCTTTTGTTGCTCATCAAAGGGTGCCTGCATCAATTGATTTGAAAAGGGGGGAGAGGGTCAAATCAAGAAGAAGTTCCTCTTTGTTTTGATCTCTACGCAGGTACTTCactcaaaaggccataaaagagagatagagaaacATGTACATATAATCTCCAACCTCtgacatattcttaaaaaaaagtttttttttttccatgaatAAATCATGTGTAGAAAATGAGTTGAATTAAAAGGATGTGCATCTTTTTCCCAGCCCTTTAATCCAATACTCTCTGTACTGCGCCTTTTTTGAGCCTTTTCAGGAGAGGAGTTGCAGAGATTTGAGTCTGACAGGGGGTTATCCCCTTATATAGAAAGATGAATCCTATAGGTAGATAGATCATACAAATATAGACTGGTGAATCGGAGCTTCTGTTTTGATGTCCCTCAGTACTGTTTCGTATTAACCCACACACTCTCTGAAATTCTGATGGTTTCTGGGTCATCGTAGGCCAAATTCATCTTTCCTTTGAGGAGCGGAGACGATCATGAAGCACGTGCACACTCAGATATTCGTCACACCAGGTACCAGTGTTATCAGCTAATACTCTAGTCgattccttctctctctccatcaatatgttttccttccttttctctccctccctctacTTGCAGATATATATAAAGCTAAGAAAGCTGCGTAATTTTGTCCCTTTCCTCCTCCTTCCACTTCAAGCAATCATAAATTCAGCTTCTTGAGAAGAACACATAAAATAGATCTTCTGAACCCCTGGATAGAGTCAAGAAAAAAACTCTTGGATAGATCAGAATTATGCGAATTTTAAGCTACAGAATGATGAGTTTTTGGACACAATTCTTTGATCACAACGTACTCAATAGATTTATTGTCTATTTGCCTCTTGATTTCACCAGGATTTGCCTGAAAAGTAGACCTTCACAGAAGACTCCATAAGTGACGCGTAAAGCTCCTATATACCCATTTCTCAAGGTCGTCTTTCATGGGTTGACTCACTCTCCGACATATTCACAAGGTATATAAGTACTCTCTCAATTACATATCTTTTCATGTATTAAGTCGTTTTATATACAACTCGGTTGTAGTGTGTATTTTTTGTGTGTTTGTGCGTCTCTGGATTGGTACCTGGATGTGAAGGCTAACTAACATCCTCTCTTTTCAATGAAGTAACTTCAgaaacataatatattttcCCCAAGAAAATCGATGGCGACGTACTTTCATGGCAATCCAGAAATCCAAGCAGCCGACGGGTTACAAACTCTCGTGCTCATGAACCCAGCTGGCTACGTCCAATACTCCGAAGCGCCACCACAGGCACAATCCACCGCCAACAACTTCGTCTTTCTAAATTCTGTCGCTGCGGCTGCAGCTGCCAACTCCTTAAACCTCCCTCAGGCGCAGCAGCAACCCCACACCCAGCAGTTCGTCGGCATCCCGCTTCCCACTATGGCTTCCGCCGCGTCTCAGGATCCTGATTCTCAATCCATGAACGCCCACCACGAGATATCCGCCTTGCATGGCTTCATCCCTCGTGTTCAGTATAATTTATGGAACTCCCTTGACCCCAACGCAGCGGCGCGTGAGACTCCACGCGCACAGCAGGGGCTGTCCTTGAGCCTCTCTTCACAGCAACCTGGGTACGGGTCGTTCCGGGCCGACCGTGAAGTTCCATCACAGGCTCAAGCTCCGGCTATATCGGGAGAAGATATGCGAATTTCGGGCGGGTCATCTTCTTCGGCTTCGGGGGTGACTAATGGGGTTTCGGGCATGCGTCTGCTGAGCTCTAAGTACTTGAAGGCTGCTCAAGAACTTCTAGACGAGGTTGTGAATGTCGGTAACGGAATGAAGAGTGAGATATTAAGGAAAGCTAATGGGCGAGCTAAGGTGATGGGAGAATCATCGGCTGCCGAGAGCGGTGACGGCTCTGTCGGCGGTGAAGCAAGCGGAAAGCGTGCTGCTGAGCTATCGACGGCCGAGAGGCAGGAAATTCAGATGAAGAAGGCAAAGCTGCTGAATATGCTTGATGAGGTATACTTTCTCTGTGTAAATGGTTGTAACAAGTCTCAAGCTACTTTGGTTGGCTTATGTTATGTATGTGGGGCTTGGTTTTCCATCGAAATATACTCGAGTAAAAGCTCCTGATCAAAGAGAACCGGGTCAAAAATTTTTTCAGGCGTTCCTTTCGTTGATTCCTTAACTAAAATCTTGACAAGTTTTCGAGGTTCAGCTTTTAGGACGTAGTTTCCAGGAAATTTGATCAGTCTTATTATAACTAGAATAGAAAAATGTCAAGTAATGGCcttttctgaaaatatttaaagattctATGCGTTTTGCTTTGTTTAGGCACTCTGAATTATAatctttatttgatttttgttttctggtGTTTTGTTATATGAAGGTGGATCAAAGGTACAGACAATACCACAACCAGATGCAGATTGTGATTTCCACGTTCGAACAAGCGGCCGGAATAGGGTCAGCAAGAACATACACAGCCCTTGCATTACAAACAATCTCAAAGCAGTTCCGGTGTTTGAAGGATTCAATAACGGGCCAAATTCGAGCTGCGAACAAGAGCCTAGGCGAAGAAGATAGCCCAGGCGGCAAGATTGAAGGTTCAAGACTCAAGTACGTTGACCATCAGCTGCGACAACAACGAGCTCTTCAACAGTTGGGAATGATCCAGCACAATGCTTGGAGACCGCAGAGAGGATTGCCTGAAAGATCAGTTTCTGTTCTTCGTGCTTGGCTTTTCGACCACTTTCTCCACCCGTAAGCAGCTCAGAATGGTCTCATAGCCCATCTGCATTTATTATTCCATATTGGCAAAATGAAGTTCTCCGTTTATTTACTGAGATTATTCAATTTGGATTTCAGATATCCGAAGGATTCAGACAAGCACTTGCTTGCTAAGCAGACAGGGCTTACTAGGGGCCAGGTATATTCATCAAAGTCATTGCATTGTTTACAATTGTTTCCTATATTTGTGGATTGTTTCATGTTGAATAGCTTTGTGACAATGCAGGTGTCTAATTGGTTCATCAATGCTCGAGTTCGGCTTTGGAAGCCAATGGTGGAAGAGATGTATTTGGAGGAACTCAAGGACCAAGAGCAGAATGGATCAGAGGAAAAAATCAGCAAGAGCAATGAAGACTCGGCATCAAAGTCCAGTGCTCCGCAGGAGAAAAGTCCTGCTACTGAAAATCGCACCAAAAGTTTCAATTCGAAACGAGAGAATTCTACAAACCAGAACGCTGCTCCTGCTTTTTCAGTCTCCAAAGCTTCAACATCTCCGGTTGGAGGAAATGTTAGGAACCAATCTGGATTCACTCTCATTGGGCCCTCAGAATGGGAAGGGATTACACAAGGAAGTCCGAAGAAACAGAGGAGCAATGAGATGCTGCATTCTCCAAGCAGTGTTCCATCAATAAACGTGGATGTCAAGCCTAATGAGGCAAACAACGAGCAAGTTTCTATGAAATTCAGTGATGAGAGGCAGAGCAGAGATGGCTACTCATTCATGGGAGGCCAAACGAACTTCATTGGAGGTTTTGGGCAATACCCAATAGGTGAAATTGGAAGGTATGATACTGAACAGTTTGCACCAAGGTTTTCAGGCAATGGTGTTTCTCTCACACTCGGTCTCCCTCACTGTGAAAACCTTTCCTTGTCCGCCACCCACCATTCATTTCTCCCTAACCAGAACATTCAATTGGGAAGAAGGGTAGTCAGCGAACCAAACGACTTTGGTGCCATAGACAACTCCAACCCTCACTCTTCAGCTGCATATGAAAGCATCAACATTCAGAACCCAAAGAGGTTTGCTGCGCAATTGTTGCCCGACTTTGTGGCCTGAATAAGCGCATATATGAGACAGTTAGTGTCATGGGTTTTCAGGGTTATCTTTCACAATTCCTTCCTATTCATAGTAGGGGACAAGGAAATGCATGGTAGTgtaaagaggaagaaaatttaCTTTAGTATAGGTTTATACATGGAATATAGAACCATTTGAGTTCTTAGACAGCTTAGGATTTGAGAGCATATGGTTGAGgattgtatattatttttataagttttgaaTATGGATAGTGGATTGGTGTCATAAAAATTAGTTATCTGggtatacaataatattaatgaTTGTTAGTACGTGCGGGTGCCGGTGTGGTTGATGGAtgtgaaggaaaggaaaggagcAATTTTACTTCCAGGGTTCTGAAATGGAAAATAGAGCAGACtactaatattgaattttcgtTTCTCGAATTGAAGCTTGAACAATACATGAACTCaagttatataatattatatctgaGTGTTCACCGGCAAAACATCCTGTCAAAGATTGCCTATACTTGCACTCTGCTTAGAGATATACATTAATGCCATGAATATTGAAAATGTAGAACATATACGTCCTAGCATTCTACCAGCATGTAAAAAGCCAAATCCCTTTTCCATCCTCTCGTCCTGCGAAAAGGTCTTCTCAATGCTATAAATGCTCACACCAGATACATATGGACCATATTTCTTATGGTATTTGACAAACAAAAAAACTATATCAGATTAATCATGCATGTGAAAATACGAAAGAAACATGAGAAATCAATCCACTTGTTGCTGTTGGTGAGCCTAATATAGACAAAGAACATGGGAGAAAGTATTCTCAGATTGTCAATATATAAAAGCAAATTATAGACAAATTCATAAGATTGCTTCACAGGCGAAGGATAGGATACCGGTATCCTCTTAAGACTTTTTAAGCAATATATGTAACTAATATGGAGAATTATTCTACTCaagaatattttatatatttttggtcTGATCATTCGTAATTCCACCCAAGAATACTGGTATCTTCTTGAACTACTAAAAATAATTACTAGTTTTGACCTAAATTTGGTAGCTTTGGCTAGAGCACAATAAACTAAAACTGGATgcataatttaaaatcatttcagagaatgcataatttaaaatctttcaGAAACAGTTTACCTTCTGAAAAGTCTGCATTAGAGTTTGTTTTTCACAAGAATAAGTGAAACAGTCTCCTGAACACATTTTCCTCGTCCCCATGtgtctttttcaaaaaattataccaATTGGATCTTACGTTCATACTAGTAGAAGGAGAAAACCTGAAAGTATCCATGaaagacaaatatatatatatatatatatataattctaaacAAGGAATTCTTAATTAACAAATCATGGCCAAAATTAGACAAAAAGAATCGGTCCAGAAAGTAGCATAGTTataagaaatgatttgtgaTATCCACGCCTATTAAGATTACTTGGATGGTATATGAGCTTTCAAGAGTGCTATGACAAgaactgattaaaaaaaaaaaaaaacacagtgcTATGAAAAGAAGTTATGCAATTGAATTAATTCAACTCAACCCTGTATTTCCACTTTCATTAAACTAGACTATCAAATGTAGCCCGAGAAGATTTAGCTATCCTTAAACAAAGCATGACAAGGGCGTTCTGCTCATTCAGCATAGCATAATGGCATATCCCCTATTTGTACCATCTATTGAAGCTTACTGCTAATTATGATTTTCATCTTTCTGATCAAAACTCGTCTGAGAAATTTCAACGGTATGATTTCAGTTACACGACAAAATGAATAGCTCAATGGCAACAATTTTTACAATTAAACAAGTTCTACATCACAAGATTTATGATAACCTAAAACTACAATTTATACATTGAACAAGGACCTTAAAGCAGGGGTTGGTAATTTAGACTGCTCCTACTTTAGCAACAGTTTTACCTTTCCAAACCTGCATTCTGCTTTAAGTGAGGACGATTTTTTTCGTACATCCCTTTATCATTAAAGGGTGCCCAAACTGGCAATCTATGAAAACATTATAAAGAATAGGTCAAAGTGTGTGGGTGATACCATTGTTGCACGTTACTAATGATAGTCTTCTCTTGGCAACCTTGGACCTGTAACACCACACCTCAAATGCCTCAATCAGGTCTGGATACTGAATATGCTCACTCCCTAACCATTCAGTTAAAATCTCTGCCTGGTCCTCAGACGGCAATGCAAGAATTATTGATACAAATGTGGATTCCAAGGATTGCCACAGCTCACCATCTATTTTAATTGGCAGAGCATCCTCGCTGTTAGTTGTGACAAAGTCAATCAATGGTTTTGTGACCCTCACAAATGGAAGCCACACCTTCACCATATGAAGCCGTTTTGCAGTTGGCATTATAACAGTGCCATACCCAATTGCCTCTAAAACTTTCGCTGCAACTTCAATAACCTTTGACTTTATGTCAGTAATTTCAGCTGTTGAACTGGCTTGCTCAACAACCTTGACTATCTTATCCGATGCATCAACCCAGTTGTGGACAAATTCTCTCATAATTTCCAGCTTATTCAATATCTGACCAGCCCATGACAAATCAGATAGATGGGATTGAAATGACTGCATTATTCCTGCCTCACAAACCGATTCCACAGGTTCACATAATAAAGTTTCTAAAAGGTTGTTGAATCTGGAAAATAGGTTCTTTACACATTCTTTCACCTCGAATTTTATCCCATCATCAGCAGTCAATAAAGGAGCATCATCATCTTCAGTTAGCATGTATTCAAGCTGCTCCTGTGCTGAAGTTTTAAGATCACTCATGGCTGGAGGGGGGGATGATGTGACAAATCGGATGACAGAGAAAAAAATCCCCATGATAGCTGATGGATTGACTGGCTGCAGACGGGCAAGAATGGGCTCTGCTTGCAATCCCATGCGTggtatgatttttaaaatttcctcCTCCTCAGCCTCTTCCCAAGGGACAGCTTCCAAGTATTTTACACAAGCAGTAACAATTTGTGGGCAACCAAGCTCAACAGCCACCTGGAGTATGCCAAGGGCATTTCTAACACCATGCCAGATTTCATCCACATCTAAGCCATCTACACCAACATAGAGAAGGCGTAGGACATTGACATAATAGTCAAAGTCAGATTCATGGCAGTAAACTTCAACACAGTTGCGTGAGTCAAGGATCTGACATGTCGGCCAATTCTCAGAGAGGCGGTCAGCAAAATACTTGCTTTTTTCTATGAGTAGGTGGGAGTGACAGTACATCCAATCATCTCGGCCATCCTGTGTTCGCAGTCTCACAACTACATCACTTGTTGATCGGTCACCAATCTTGCTAGGAACCCCTGTTTCATTACCCTGAAAGCAAAGACAGGTATGAGGTACAGGAAAAACAAGGCAACTGACTAGTCAGCGTTTCATGTCAATACATACTTTGAATGTTTAATATGGCATTAACTTTGTGAGTTTAACTTCCAAGTGGCTttctaataaaacaaaaaaacagtGTTCATAAAGTTTGCTTCTGGTAGTGGATAAAACCACTTGACAGTACCAAGAAATAGAACAGTGGTTCAGCTAGCTTGTCAATGTTAACACACAATAGAGAACAGAAAATAATGGAAATTTCAGCAATCTCATGTCAGTTTGATGAAAATAACAAAGAGATACGATGATAAGACCACAAAAATTAAACATGAAAAATCACGTGCCAAACTTACAGGAGAATCCATTGGAGCAATGGGCACTAAAGAGTGCACCTTTCATGCATTAACATTATGAAACCTGAGAAGAACCTACATTAAAAATCAACTTGAGTGTATTATTACAAGCACATGATCAGCAACAAGTAATAGCACCAGAACAACAAGATATGCCAAATCTTGTAGTAATGGTTACTAATATATACTAGAGGCTATTTGCTGTAAATGGTGTCATAGAtgatcaaaactagttctcACTCTGAAATGAATGTCACATACTGATCTCCAACATGGTCTAAAAGTTCTCTTCGATTATAAACCCCCTACTGATACCTATAGGAGGTTTTATCATGTGAAAAATATAATGGTTTCAATGGACAGCAATGTTGCAACGTGTAACTGAGTTTTCATAAGTAAAATATTGAAAACGAACAATAATTATTCCCAGCCAGAGAGTGAGAGACTAGAAATGTACCGATGGAGCTGAAATCCCAATAAATCATTTTAAGCAAAGGTTAAGATTTTTAGTGGAGAGACCTGAGAAGTACATATTCTCATACCAAAACGCACAGCTAAGTAGCTAACAGATGTGGAAAGTCTGAAGGTACGATGTTCTATAGATAACAATGAGATTTTACTAAGCAAAAGCTTAAACCTGGCAACAGACGGAACTTTGTAAAGAAATCAGCAAGTTAAGGTACCTAAGGTAAGATTACAGTTCCTTATTTGAGGTGCCGACGGAACTCatgattataaatctcaatatatttctttacGTCATGAATGAAAACACCATCTACAACTTGAGCCTTTAAATTATTACTGAATAATCTCTTAAAAAATCTCAACGAAATTCTTGCTCTTAAGTCTTAACTGTTGTTCTTTCATGAAATGCCTATTCTTGC
This genomic interval from Carya illinoinensis cultivar Pawnee chromosome 10, C.illinoinensisPawnee_v1, whole genome shotgun sequence contains the following:
- the LOC122278238 gene encoding BEL1-like homeodomain protein 1, encoding MATYFHGNPEIQAADGLQTLVLMNPAGYVQYSEAPPQAQSTANNFVFLNSVAAAAAANSLNLPQAQQQPHTQQFVGIPLPTMASAASQDPDSQSMNAHHEISALHGFIPRVQYNLWNSLDPNAAARETPRAQQGLSLSLSSQQPGYGSFRADREVPSQAQAPAISGEDMRISGGSSSSASGVTNGVSGMRLLSSKYLKAAQELLDEVVNVGNGMKSEILRKANGRAKVMGESSAAESGDGSVGGEASGKRAAELSTAERQEIQMKKAKLLNMLDEVDQRYRQYHNQMQIVISTFEQAAGIGSARTYTALALQTISKQFRCLKDSITGQIRAANKSLGEEDSPGGKIEGSRLKYVDHQLRQQRALQQLGMIQHNAWRPQRGLPERSVSVLRAWLFDHFLHPYPKDSDKHLLAKQTGLTRGQVSNWFINARVRLWKPMVEEMYLEELKDQEQNGSEEKISKSNEDSASKSSAPQEKSPATENRTKSFNSKRENSTNQNAAPAFSVSKASTSPVGGNVRNQSGFTLIGPSEWEGITQGSPKKQRSNEMLHSPSSVPSINVDVKPNEANNEQVSMKFSDERQSRDGYSFMGGQTNFIGGFGQYPIGEIGRYDTEQFAPRFSGNGVSLTLGLPHCENLSLSATHHSFLPNQNIQLGRRVVSEPNDFGAIDNSNPHSSAAYESINIQNPKRFAAQLLPDFVA
- the LOC122278240 gene encoding BTB/POZ domain-containing protein At3g05675, with the protein product MDSPGNETGVPSKIGDRSTSDVVVRLRTQDGRDDWMYCHSHLLIEKSKYFADRLSENWPTCQILDSRNCVEVYCHESDFDYYVNVLRLLYVGVDGLDVDEIWHGVRNALGILQVAVELGCPQIVTACVKYLEAVPWEEAEEEEILKIIPRMGLQAEPILARLQPVNPSAIMGIFFSVIRFVTSSPPPAMSDLKTSAQEQLEYMLTEDDDAPLLTADDGIKFEVKECVKNLFSRFNNLLETLLCEPVESVCEAGIMQSFQSHLSDLSWAGQILNKLEIMREFVHNWVDASDKIVKVVEQASSTAEITDIKSKVIEVAAKVLEAIGYGTVIMPTAKRLHMVKVWLPFVRVTKPLIDFVTTNSEDALPIKIDGELWQSLESTFVSIILALPSEDQAEILTEWLGSEHIQYPDLIEAFEVWCYRSKVAKRRLSLVTCNNGITHTL